In the genome of Treponema pedis, one region contains:
- a CDS encoding ABC transporter substrate-binding protein → MKRIILFLFSIAVLMLCSCTSEEKAEDENTVLKIGAVRDFKQSKEGSTLVFDTLLKVTPDYRPLPNIITEWERNDTATEYTITMRTDVRFSDGTPLTAQTVKWDIEYVAPIMWCGFSYLLKEVSVVDTEHLKITLTAPYYFLPHDLALVTAIKENGIDSAMNITDFTGTGAYILKEYNEGQSAYLVKNQSYWNKSIAYTIENVEWIVISDDTTRDLALSSGQIDVLGISEHYLSIQYPSVDDLIKVKKMSFIAEPAEVFTSLMSIGFNWKEGFCSDRELRRALEYGINRRVLVDTLFFGIPQVCGHQFNPAFIDGPQNEKPYYYDFELSKKILKEAGYSDTDNDGFIEKDGKKVILKFLISSKEDYQRDLAVFVKSELKKLGIDCEIISVAGELMKEHFKTGNYSLAIQHPWYEPIIGAVTYFGFDDKYTEYGLSYAVNKESKDAALALIESKTEEDIKMHAGALWKEQYEQCVTIPLCTSSRVAIFNPRFEGFQFNGNVYLIDLSNVRLRK, encoded by the coding sequence ATGAAACGGATAATTTTATTTTTATTTTCTATAGCGGTATTGATGTTGTGTTCCTGCACTTCCGAAGAAAAGGCGGAAGATGAAAATACCGTACTTAAAATAGGAGCCGTTAGAGATTTTAAACAGTCCAAAGAAGGTTCAACCTTGGTATTCGATACGCTTTTAAAAGTTACGCCCGATTACAGACCGCTTCCGAATATTATCACGGAATGGGAGCGCAATGACACGGCAACGGAATATACTATTACTATGCGTACCGATGTACGGTTCTCTGACGGAACACCTCTTACGGCACAAACCGTAAAATGGGATATTGAATATGTTGCTCCGATTATGTGGTGCGGGTTTTCATATTTACTTAAAGAAGTATCGGTTGTAGATACTGAGCATTTAAAAATTACACTTACGGCACCGTATTATTTTTTGCCGCACGACCTTGCTCTTGTAACCGCAATAAAAGAAAACGGAATCGATTCCGCAATGAATATAACGGATTTTACCGGAACCGGTGCATATATTTTAAAAGAATATAATGAAGGTCAATCGGCTTATCTTGTAAAAAATCAATCATACTGGAATAAGAGTATCGCATATACAATTGAAAATGTAGAATGGATTGTTATTTCCGATGACACTACAAGGGATTTGGCTTTATCATCGGGACAAATTGATGTACTTGGAATAAGCGAGCATTATCTGTCAATACAATATCCGTCTGTTGACGATTTAATAAAAGTAAAAAAAATGAGTTTTATTGCGGAACCTGCCGAAGTTTTTACTTCATTGATGAGTATCGGTTTTAACTGGAAAGAGGGGTTTTGCAGCGATAGAGAATTACGCAGAGCGTTGGAATACGGTATAAACCGCAGGGTTTTGGTCGATACGCTGTTTTTCGGCATACCCCAAGTTTGCGGTCATCAATTTAATCCCGCTTTTATAGACGGTCCGCAAAACGAAAAACCGTATTATTATGATTTTGAATTGTCAAAAAAAATATTAAAGGAAGCGGGTTACAGCGATACCGATAATGACGGCTTTATAGAAAAAGACGGAAAAAAAGTTATTCTTAAATTTTTAATTTCTTCCAAAGAAGATTATCAAAGAGATTTGGCCGTTTTTGTAAAATCCGAATTAAAAAAACTCGGAATAGATTGCGAAATTATTTCCGTCGCAGGGGAGTTAATGAAAGAACATTTTAAGACGGGAAATTACAGTTTAGCGATTCAGCACCCTTGGTATGAACCGATTATCGGTGCCGTAACATATTTCGGGTTTGACGATAAGTATACCGAGTACGGTTTAAGCTATGCCGTCAACAAAGAATCGAAAGACGCGGCGCTGGCTTTGATTGAGTCAAAAACCGAAGAAGATATTAAAATGCACGCAGGGGCTTTGTGGAAAGAACAATACGAGCAATGTGTAACAATTCCGCTGTGTACGAGTTCACGCGTTGCAATTTTTAATCCCCGTTTTGAAGGCTTTCAGTTTAACGGTAATGTGTATCTTATAGATTTAAGTAATGTAAGATTAAGAAAATAA
- a CDS encoding ATP-binding cassette domain-containing protein, translating to MSGILEIHNLNIDFLIGNTRKKIIKNISLHIGNEIFAIMGETGCGKSVLAGSVLGLLPSNAIIEGSILYNGKVISKLSEKEYNVLRGKEIGLVPQSSLNALNPLLKIKKQIAIPIKAHKLLKTRAGIHSYSENLLQSLSLKKDVLNMYPFQLSGGMQHRVTAALGLSCKPSLLIFDEPTRGMDMVLRNSYASLIYSIYKKQNIAILLITHDLELAQKLSHRCALMYNGEIIEQGKTEELFKNKRSKYFQSLLEAMPKNMTRRNQR from the coding sequence ATGAGCGGCATATTGGAAATACATAATTTAAATATAGATTTTTTAATCGGAAATACAAGAAAAAAAATTATTAAAAATATCTCATTACATATTGGAAATGAAATTTTTGCAATTATGGGAGAAACCGGTTGCGGTAAATCGGTGCTTGCGGGAAGTGTTTTAGGATTGTTACCGTCAAATGCAATTATCGAAGGCAGTATTTTATATAACGGCAAAGTAATTTCAAAATTAAGCGAAAAAGAATATAACGTTCTTCGCGGAAAAGAAATAGGCCTTGTGCCGCAAAGCTCCTTAAATGCCTTAAATCCGCTATTAAAAATAAAAAAGCAAATTGCAATTCCCATAAAGGCGCATAAACTGCTTAAAACAAGGGCCGGCATACATTCATATTCCGAAAATTTACTTCAAAGTCTTTCACTTAAAAAAGACGTATTAAATATGTATCCGTTTCAATTAAGCGGCGGTATGCAGCACCGTGTTACGGCTGCCTTAGGGCTTTCATGTAAACCTTCTCTGCTTATTTTCGATGAGCCTACACGCGGAATGGATATGGTGCTTAGGAATTCTTACGCATCTTTAATTTATTCGATTTATAAAAAACAAAATATCGCCATTCTTCTTATAACTCATGATTTGGAACTTGCACAAAAACTTTCGCACCGCTGTGCGCTTATGTATAACGGAGAAATTATAGAGCAGGGCAAAACGGAAGAGTTGTTTAAAAACAAACGTTCAAAGTATTTTCAATCCTTATTGGAGGCAATGCCGAAAAATATGACAAGGAGAAATCAAAGATGA
- a CDS encoding FmdB family zinc ribbon protein: MPTYEYVCDSCGHNFEMFQRMSDEPISVCPKCKGSVHKVLSGGLGINFRGSGFYINDSHASPPAAANSNSPAKSSSGGGCSG; the protein is encoded by the coding sequence ATGCCTACTTACGAATATGTTTGCGACAGCTGCGGACATAATTTTGAAATGTTTCAGAGAATGAGCGATGAGCCGATTTCCGTTTGTCCTAAATGTAAAGGCTCGGTGCATAAAGTCCTCTCGGGAGGCTTGGGAATTAATTTTAGAGGTTCGGGTTTTTATATAAACGACAGTCATGCCTCGCCGCCGGCAGCGGCAAATTCAAATTCTCCTGCAAAATCTTCATCCGGCGGAGGCTGCTCAGGCTGA
- a CDS encoding double zinc ribbon domain-containing protein yields MKKNVKNTMPKFFCENCGKEVKRNTRVCPHCGRFFASVRCPECNYLGSTEEFINGCPECGYAFTSDSDKTKKSGKKKRREPVTVYKSNRYDDPLPWWVYSLVMGLALVLAVCFFKL; encoded by the coding sequence ATGAAAAAAAATGTAAAAAACACAATGCCGAAGTTTTTTTGTGAAAACTGCGGTAAAGAAGTTAAACGGAATACAAGAGTATGTCCTCATTGCGGCAGATTTTTCGCTTCGGTACGCTGTCCGGAATGTAATTATTTGGGGTCAACTGAAGAATTTATAAACGGCTGCCCCGAATGCGGCTATGCTTTTACTTCCGATTCGGACAAAACTAAAAAAAGCGGGAAAAAAAAGCGGAGAGAGCCTGTAACGGTTTATAAGTCAAACCGTTACGACGACCCGCTGCCGTGGTGGGTCTACAGCCTTGTAATGGGGCTGGCCCTGGTATTGGCGGTTTGTTTTTTTAAATTATAA
- a CDS encoding ABC transporter ATP-binding protein has translation MMLHRRVVELTAGVRFNILFKAMLGIAVSATYIFQAVLLGRIIGQLYGREGFSLIMHNVIYLIAVIAMRLVLIYLNSVYGKKIIGKVKNTLRRRIYDKLLKLGPIFLDDERTGKLGSTMVSGVDYLEGYLTLYIPQVLVCIIGCSAMLVYVFSLHYILGFISTVSLIIVLISPIAFGKVLSESSNAHWTAYRNLTSEILDGIQGIVTAKANNAQERIGNILKNKMHTLFAETMRNLKVNLTEVGIANFASGIGVSFTLAVAAFLTAKNIMQPESLLILLFMTNEIFRPANELSAYFHQGFMGITSAGGVFALLDEKEKIKDEGKLLIDVKAANGFEITYTNIDFMYSEKKNTVFKNLNFTVNKNEKLAVVGESGSGKSTIINLLLRFYEPQSGGIYINGINLKDLSLKNLRSLITVVSQETYLFNGTVKENLLHADENASESMLIEACKIANIDSFIQSLPEKYNTKVGERGLNFSGGQRQRIAIARAVLKNSPIVVLDEATSGVDTENENEIKQSLSVLLKGRTSITIAHRLNTIEDSDRILVLHNGEIAEEGTHKTLIAKNGYYKKLIEAQEKKSG, from the coding sequence ATGATGCTTCATAGAAGAGTTGTAGAATTAACCGCAGGAGTCAGATTTAATATTTTATTTAAAGCAATGCTCGGTATTGCCGTTTCTGCGACATATATTTTTCAAGCGGTTTTATTGGGAAGAATAATCGGGCAGCTTTACGGCAGAGAAGGTTTTTCTTTGATAATGCACAATGTAATATATTTAATTGCGGTTATTGCTATGCGTCTTGTTTTAATATATTTAAACTCCGTGTACGGAAAAAAGATTATCGGAAAAGTAAAAAATACTTTAAGACGGCGTATCTACGATAAACTTTTAAAACTCGGACCTATTTTTTTAGATGATGAAAGAACGGGTAAACTGGGTTCTACAATGGTAAGCGGTGTAGATTATTTGGAAGGATATTTGACGCTTTATATTCCTCAAGTGCTTGTGTGCATTATAGGTTGTTCCGCAATGCTTGTCTATGTTTTTTCACTGCATTATATCTTGGGTTTTATTTCTACAGTATCGCTTATTATAGTTTTAATTTCGCCTATTGCATTCGGTAAAGTTTTATCCGAATCTTCAAATGCTCATTGGACGGCATACAGAAATTTAACTTCCGAAATTTTAGACGGGATACAGGGCATTGTAACTGCAAAGGCGAATAATGCACAAGAGCGTATCGGAAATATATTAAAAAATAAAATGCATACGCTTTTTGCCGAAACTATGCGCAATTTAAAAGTGAATTTAACCGAAGTCGGAATTGCCAATTTTGCTTCCGGGATAGGGGTAAGTTTTACGCTTGCCGTTGCGGCATTTTTGACGGCAAAAAATATTATGCAGCCGGAATCGCTTCTTATCCTTCTTTTTATGACAAATGAAATTTTCAGGCCTGCAAATGAGTTAAGCGCATATTTTCATCAGGGCTTTATGGGTATAACTTCCGCAGGAGGAGTTTTTGCTCTCCTTGATGAAAAAGAAAAAATTAAAGATGAAGGAAAACTGCTTATCGACGTAAAAGCCGCAAACGGTTTTGAAATTACATATACAAATATTGACTTTATGTATAGCGAAAAAAAGAATACGGTTTTTAAAAATTTAAATTTTACGGTAAATAAAAATGAAAAACTTGCCGTGGTGGGAGAATCGGGCAGCGGCAAAAGTACAATTATAAATTTACTGCTTAGATTTTATGAGCCTCAGTCGGGAGGAATTTATATTAACGGAATAAACTTAAAAGATTTAAGTTTAAAGAATTTGAGAAGTTTAATTACCGTAGTTTCACAGGAAACATATTTGTTTAACGGTACCGTAAAAGAAAACTTATTGCATGCAGATGAAAATGCAAGTGAGAGTATGCTGATTGAAGCATGTAAAATTGCAAACATAGATTCTTTTATTCAAAGTTTACCTGAAAAATATAATACAAAGGTAGGAGAGCGGGGGCTTAACTTTTCAGGAGGGCAAAGACAGCGTATTGCAATTGCAAGAGCCGTACTTAAAAATTCTCCTATAGTAGTACTTGATGAAGCGACTTCCGGAGTTGACACCGAAAATGAAAATGAAATTAAACAAAGTCTTTCCGTTTTGTTAAAGGGGCGGACAAGTATTACAATTGCACATCGCTTAAACACTATAGAAGACAGTGATAGAATTTTAGTTTTACATAACGGAGAAATTGCGGAAGAAGGCACGCATAAAACGCTCATTGCGAAAAACGGATATTACAAAAAGCTTATTGAAGCACAAGAAAAAAAGAGCGGATAA
- a CDS encoding ABC transporter permease produces MNSSVVLFRKFLMIIPSVLILSFLSFSVVYFAPGNAGKLLLGAKNQRGFISDSNSIQYEKRLGIDKPFGELYMSWVTSLAKGNFGYSYMTRESVFSIFIKRFSITFKLAILTMLIYILLGVPIGMTAAVKEHTICRLLLKYWRIICMSVPPFWVGIILLWSIAHYVPAIPSIGYHGIKSLLIPALLMGSMSFSNLTCIIQNKTESLLSKQFIFSAQALGIPKKIIFTKHILKNIAAPAIAVSCIDFGSFIGGAILIENIFSIPGLGLMLTNAINVKDYPVIAGTLFLLGLFVNIFNFIADILYCLIDKRGFAMR; encoded by the coding sequence ATGAATTCGTCCGTGGTATTGTTTAGAAAATTTTTAATGATTATACCTTCCGTACTTATATTATCGTTTTTAAGTTTTTCGGTTGTGTATTTTGCTCCCGGCAATGCGGGAAAACTTTTGTTGGGAGCAAAAAATCAAAGAGGTTTTATAAGCGATTCAAATAGTATTCAATATGAAAAACGGCTGGGCATTGACAAGCCTTTCGGCGAGTTGTATATGTCCTGGGTTACTTCACTTGCAAAAGGGAACTTTGGCTATTCGTATATGACGCGTGAATCGGTGTTTTCGATTTTTATAAAACGTTTTTCGATAACTTTTAAACTTGCAATACTTACTATGCTCATATATATTTTGCTGGGTGTTCCTATAGGAATGACTGCCGCGGTAAAGGAGCATACGATTTGCCGGTTGTTATTAAAATACTGGCGCATAATTTGTATGTCGGTTCCGCCGTTTTGGGTAGGTATTATTTTACTGTGGAGTATCGCTCATTATGTGCCTGCAATTCCCTCAATAGGATATCACGGTATAAAAAGTCTTCTTATTCCCGCCCTGCTTATGGGAAGTATGTCGTTTTCAAATTTAACATGTATCATTCAAAATAAAACGGAATCGCTTTTAAGTAAACAGTTTATATTTTCGGCGCAAGCTCTCGGAATACCGAAAAAAATAATTTTTACAAAACATATTTTAAAAAATATTGCAGCCCCTGCGATTGCGGTTTCCTGCATCGATTTCGGAAGCTTTATAGGAGGGGCTATTTTAATTGAAAATATATTTTCAATCCCGGGTCTCGGGCTTATGCTTACAAATGCGATAAACGTAAAAGATTATCCGGTAATTGCAGGAACTCTTTTTTTATTAGGTCTTTTTGTAAACATTTTTAATTTTATTGCGGATATTCTTTATTGCCTAATTGATAAAAGAGGTTTTGCAATGCGGTAA
- a CDS encoding ABC transporter permease, translating into MKNKDKYKIKVLIYAILSAFIILCVILSDIIVPLEINASLENRFLPPGSTHFFGTDDFGRDVFLRTLQGFKYTFFIALTAQICSFLLGGFIGLITGYYGGIADEAVYYLCNLILSFPMIAAAIFFSSVFGSSAFILIAISVIFGMTFNIKVVRSEIMILKHSDYIKGLKILGASNMFIITRHLVKPAYMLILPTFPLVLGHIIIGISAYSFLGFGVRPPNPEIGLMLKESLRFIHYAPWLMIFPGLFQFSVILIFSNLSEACIDFLQYTKNLRRKI; encoded by the coding sequence ATGAAAAACAAAGATAAGTATAAAATCAAAGTCCTCATTTATGCAATATTAAGCGCATTCATTATTTTATGTGTTATTTTATCGGACATTATCGTTCCGCTTGAAATAAACGCCTCGCTTGAAAACCGTTTTTTACCTCCCGGGTCTACGCATTTTTTCGGTACCGATGATTTCGGAAGAGATGTATTTTTAAGAACACTGCAAGGTTTTAAATATACTTTTTTTATTGCTTTAACGGCGCAAATATGCAGTTTTTTACTGGGCGGGTTTATCGGTCTTATTACGGGTTATTACGGCGGTATAGCCGATGAAGCGGTATATTATCTTTGTAATTTGATACTGTCTTTTCCGATGATTGCCGCGGCAATTTTTTTCTCTTCGGTTTTCGGTTCTTCGGCATTTATTTTAATTGCCATATCCGTTATTTTCGGAATGACGTTTAACATAAAAGTGGTAAGAAGCGAAATAATGATTTTAAAGCACAGCGATTATATTAAGGGGTTAAAAATTCTGGGTGCATCAAATATGTTTATTATTACAAGGCATTTAGTTAAACCGGCATATATGCTCATCTTACCTACATTCCCGTTAGTTTTGGGTCATATTATAATAGGTATTTCCGCTTATTCTTTTTTAGGATTCGGTGTGCGGCCGCCCAATCCTGAAATAGGATTAATGTTGAAAGAATCGTTGAGGTTTATACATTATGCTCCGTGGCTTATGATATTCCCCGGTCTTTTTCAATTCAGTGTTATTCTTATTTTTTCAAATTTATCCGAAGCCTGTATCGATTTTTTACAATATACAAAAAATCTAAGGAGGAAAATATAA
- a CDS encoding ABC transporter ATP-binding protein, with the protein MIKCVALSKHFRKNGICKAFTPVLKNISFEVKPFSVLGITGESGCGKTTLAHCLINLIKPDSGDIFIRGKLITEYKNKKEFYRHIQMVQQNPESALDSDFTIRRSLDEVYSLHKELYKSKENFETEVKKFCVNTGIDYNELDKLPYAFSGGQLQRICIIRALLIRPEILILDEPTSMLDVSVQEQIISLLLTLKEKYKLTLIFISHDLDLIEYFCDEVIIMQNGEIVEKGLCSEVFTNPQEIYSLNLLNNRNLILDIGEEVLL; encoded by the coding sequence ATGATTAAATGTGTTGCACTTTCAAAGCATTTCCGCAAAAACGGAATATGCAAAGCCTTTACTCCCGTCTTAAAAAACATAAGTTTTGAAGTAAAACCTTTTTCCGTTTTAGGAATTACGGGGGAAAGCGGGTGCGGGAAAACTACGCTTGCTCATTGTTTGATAAATTTAATAAAGCCGGACAGCGGGGATATTTTTATAAGAGGAAAACTTATTACCGAGTATAAAAATAAAAAGGAATTTTATCGGCATATTCAAATGGTACAGCAAAATCCCGAATCCGCTTTGGATTCCGACTTTACAATACGCCGCAGTTTGGACGAGGTTTATTCCCTGCATAAAGAGCTTTATAAATCTAAAGAAAATTTTGAAACGGAAGTTAAAAAGTTTTGTGTAAATACGGGAATCGATTATAATGAATTGGATAAACTCCCCTATGCTTTTTCAGGCGGACAGCTTCAGCGTATTTGTATTATCCGTGCACTTTTAATCCGTCCTGAAATTTTAATTCTTGATGAACCGACTTCAATGTTGGATGTTTCAGTACAAGAACAAATAATTTCTCTTTTATTAACTTTGAAAGAAAAATATAAACTTACCCTTATTTTTATTTCACACGATTTGGATTTAATCGAATATTTTTGCGATGAGGTTATAATAATGCAAAACGGTGAAATTGTAGAAAAGGGATTATGCAGCGAGGTGTTTACAAATCCTCAAGAAATTTACAGCCTAAATTTATTAAACAATAGGAATTTAATTTTAGATATCGGAGAGGAGGTTTTATTATGA